One window of the Primulina eburnea isolate SZY01 chromosome 18, ASM2296580v1, whole genome shotgun sequence genome contains the following:
- the LOC140819868 gene encoding uncharacterized protein, with the protein MLNGSNFKSWQENLLIVLGVMDLDLAIRIDSPPVITDKSTSDEKREFERWERSNRMCMMIMKRAIPETFRGTMSSDIATAKAFLQDLEKRFAKSEKSEIGTLLASLVSVRYKGKGNIREYIMEMSHLASKLKALKLDLSEDLLVHLVLISLPHQFNQFQVSYNCQKETWSLNELISHCVQEEERLKQDKTESAHYASTSKDKGKKRKDKEAADTQPPKKQQKNPSDSQSSGCFFCGSDGHMKKQCSNYHAWRAKKGLPGLPKTK; encoded by the exons ATGTTAAATGGCTCTAATTTTAAATCGTGGCAAGAGAATTTGTTGATAGTTCTCGGAGTCATGGATTTAGACCTTGCGATAAGGATTGACTCTCCTCCCGTCATTACGGATAAGAGTACCTCTGATGAAAAGAGGGAGTTTGAAAGGTGGGAGAGATCGAATCGCATGTGTATGATGATCATGAAGAGGGCCATTCCAGAAACATTCAGGGGCACAATGTCTAGCGACATTGCTACGGCTAAGGCTTTTCTTCAAGACCTCGAAAAGAGGTTTGCTAAAAGTGAAAAGTCTGAAATTGGTACACTTTTGGCAAGCCTAGTTTCAGTGAGGTACAAGGGTAAGGGTAACATCAGGGAGTACATTATGGAAATGTCTCATCTTGCTTCAAAGTTGAAAGCACTGAAGCTTGACCTCTCTGAGGACTTGCTGGTGCATCTGGTTTTGATATCTCTTCCTCATCAGTTTAACCAGTTCCAGGTGAGCTATAACTGTCAGAAAGAGACTTGGTCTCTGAATGAGCTCATCTCGCACTGTGTCCAGGAAGAGGAAAGGTTGAAGCAAGACAAGACAGAAAGTGCTCATTATGCCTCTACCTCGAAGGATAAAGGAAAGAAAAGGAAGGATAAGGAAGCTGCGGATACACAGCCTCCGAAGAAACAACAAAAGAATCCTAGTGATTCTCAAAGTTCTGGTTGTTTTTTCTGTGGCAGTGATGGGCATATGAAGAAGCAGTGCAGTAATTATCACGCTTGGCGTGCTAAGAAAG GGTTGCCTGGATTGCCGAAAACCAAATGA